Proteins from a single region of Scleropages formosus chromosome 24, fSclFor1.1, whole genome shotgun sequence:
- the mki67 gene encoding proliferation marker protein Ki-67 isoform X4, with the protein MPLHGKLVVLKRSGRDGTELPLTATCVFGRAPECDIRIQVPEVSKEHCRIELNENKEVILTNLSLVNPTRINGKVIQQSKRLNHGDVITVIGRSFRFEYAPEPTPKKKREFTTVCETLQDQQLKDPPGPQESEQKEQSCLKDGTNTANLQSSKDQCIGDAENETFSPGLEQENPSEKECVSPFCELYQMIKQNFSTKSPWKPARGVQLKTLTSRRECQKSVQGEVDADECTPAPNEYLPKSATPKSIRQCGKLNTILTSENTGLSLSVDNMSASPARKKVEDASQQAVTPAQQTVKKGRHSCQSPAQQPKTPVILEDQPMTASQMKTPKRFSTEEVVQQILSQDTSAEVHNVSIEKSLDGTKTRRSKGANSESTPSQCAALTPVTQSGSPSPAHRFSSGSAQARGQNAESSSEVISGFSPKPKVTDSSLRTSPRTAGKKLSVSDVLCELESAAPSSGGKKGDKSSSGKKRKSGDLISELPQPKRKRVSFGGQLSPELFDKRLPPNSPLRKGATPGRRSLSMLKKQQSLLRRASAIGLIQEVHADRSGSKSPVCPEKKTFIKGVSSRSRTPSPVKKSSSSKAKTPSPSSQRSSKMKPEALPKNCEAERSPNHKSSSTTVKSSLQNRCLSSSEADFLSLEKKKSSLPVSQTSISVSSENVATQLQSRGTPCSRKSLGTEQKPSSKTTSPDRKSLSINDFLSGQTSTVRGRFSVSRIETPSPVADKSVAASESIASEVSGFVTPKVPLRRKSLKSSKKTPKSLQKSALEIFRRRKSGASRANLNVLSSWADIVKFGASKPQAGVVAKKQKTRGKAVKKAVILKPKTPAQKIKDHFSTGHAASPATIVVGKAHLRTVMPAGCAPKLVPNVVLLKNMKVNEDLTGVAEMFSTPVNLRQKTIEARVHHFPKTPQDVPGLTSAEVSVMKTPEETGEMLVSPLSVVNMAKQGSYNDEAVLRLFSDDQEFNFTCDDSVRRKSERLANANVHDSETNPVRYTKQVAVIGRKIKTPKLKHEAVMPLTGVKRLKTPKQKMQQVEDLRGIKMLLKTPKDPKMNEELSLIAVKKLLKTPKVKGQPVEDMIGIQRLMKTPKTKTPPLICTTGMKRLMCTPKPKSKPVEDLVGVKRLMRTPKQKNEPVEDMVGVKRLMQTPRQKNEPVEDMVGVKRLMQTPRQKNKPVEDMVGVKRLMRTPKQKGKPVESKFGIAKLMKSPRQKAAATVEDYTGLQELMQDPVEYYVKADMVSENPSLSDHGKVLTCADTAIISEQPVKLFKDVQSDDPKKIARRRPTETVDDIEGCSTAMSSDSVLPNVRPKRGTKVSHGHSSTLKVEVNKDRVASPAKPTRGRKAKPVEEFIKDEAARNLSQNMTNHLSKQCDEGDTSTQVLSPKSIAPVQAFVKGRCTRKAAVILENLSCSGPVRKIGSTLKVEVNQDRVASPAKLTRGRKAKPVEEFMKDQAARNLPSSGPVRKIGRGKMAKQSGEQKVILETIIKAECVEALPPSLPEVTEDQKHVNLSLGTKSNRGRKVKLDTKDGSSSEHSLEISIGQQKDANSDNVATELQLPTSVVKCRRGRLASTVVKNTEQPSLVEPPSKRTRHGAIDFTSQAAIPSVPSSRPEQASKVAKSLDVVEGTTCVQPETFVECETKSVKKTRGSRKTGKILDSRIVNIAVGTPSKGHETPLPLVDPSVSDDIAIEIPKKVNKKGKATSQSKSNKANRTSVEEAIDMNAEGGQDISKKAVTWSKEVHGETAEPLDVERQEAANHLLKTRRGRVVKKGNSQVREPPEPVSEDAARFEKAARPLRKSRVSNLKPSQPGTDIDVPAAKQGTRRKLASEEMSKELPLDAESFAESSKTSLTSKWTRRKAPNVEVKTEANTDKRSRASAKKAEKALEDVPTADVPQPVTRGRKRVGQHIIPLPEPESSERKSLDKEDSGITESTAKASNPETRRRGKSQTKPDAPSATEARPVRCRKRK; encoded by the exons ATGCCTCTCCATGGAAAATTAGTTGTTCTTAAAAGGAGTGGACGAGATGGTACTGAATTACCCCTCACAGCAACATGTGTGTTTGGGAG ggcACCCGAATGTGATATTCGAATCCAGGTACCAGAAGTGTCAAAAGAACATTGCAGGATTGAattgaatgaaaataaagaa GTTATTTTAACAAATCTGAGTTTGGTTAATCCTACTCGTATCAATGGAAAGGTTATTCAGCAGTCAAAACGTTTGAATCATGGAGATGTTATAACAGTTATTGGACGTTCTTTTAG GTTTGAATATGCTCCAGAACCAACcccaaagaaaaagagagagttTACAACTGTGTGTGAAACTCTTCAG GATCAACAGTTGAAAGATCCACCTGGCCCTCAAGAGTCTGAACaaaaag agCAGTCTTGTTTGAAAGATGGGACAAATACTGCAAATTTACAATCTTCAAAGGACCAGTGCATTGGTGATGCAGAAAATGAGACTTTTAGCCCTGGACTGGAACAGGAAAATCCCAGTgaaaaagagtgtgtttctcCTTTCTGTGAACTTTATCAAATGATTAAACAGAATTTCAGTACAAAGTCACCATGGAAACCAGCAAGAGGAGTACAACTGAAGACTCTGACATCAAGACGCGAGTGTCAGAAATCTGTTCAAGGAGAGGTGGATGCAGATGAATGTACTCCAGCACCAAATGAATATTTGCCAAAATCTGCAACCCCAAAATCCATCCGACAATGCGGCAAGCTGAACACAATTTTAACGTCTGAGAACACTGGGTTGTCCCTCTCCGTGGACAACATGTCAGCAAGCCCAGCCAGGAAGAAAGTAGAAGATGCCTCACAACAAGCGGTTACTCCAGCTCAGCAGACTGTTAAGAAAGGCAGGCACTCATGTCAGTCACCTGCACAGCAACCAAAAACTCCTGTTATTTTGGAAGATCAGCCAATGACAGCCTCTCAGATGAAAACTCCTAAGAGGTTCAGTACTGaagaggtggtgcagcagatctTGTCTCAGGATACATCTGCTGAGGTGCATAATGTTAGTATTGAGAAGTCCTTGGATGGGACTAAAACAAGGAGAAGCAAGGGAGCTAATTCTGAATCGACTCCAAGCCAGTGTGCTGCCTTGACCCCAGTTACACAAAGTGGGTCTCCCTCTCCAGCACACCGTTTCAGCTCTGGCTCAGCTCAAGCCCGTGGACAGAATGCAGAATCATCATCTGAAGTTATCTCAGGGTTCTCTCCAAAGCCTAAGGTGACAGACAGTTCTCTAAGGACCTCACCCAGAACTGCAGGGAAAAAACTAAGCGTTTCAGATGTACTATGTGAACTTGAGTCGGCAGCGCCATctagtgggggaaaaaaag gtgACAAGTCATCCTCCGGTAAGAAACGTAAAAGTGGGGACCTCATAAGCGAACTGCCTCAGCCGAAGAGGAAAAGGGTTTCATTTGGTGGTCAGTTGAGTCCCGAGTTGTTTGATAAGCGTCTTCCACCAAACTCTCCTTTGCGCAAAGGGGCCACACCAGGCAGGCGGAGCCTGTCTATGCTGAAGAAGCAACAGTCCCTCTTAAGAAGAGCATCCGCTATTGGTCTGATCCAG GAGGTGCATGCTGACCGCTCAGGTTCAAAAAGTCCTGTGTGTCCAGAGAAGAAAACCTTCATCAAAGGTGTTTCTTCTAGAAGCAGGACTCCTTCACCTGTTAAGAAGTCTTCTAGCTCAAAAGCTAAAACTCCATCTCCAAGTAGCCAGAGGTCCTCAAAGATGAAACCTGAAGCTCTGCCCAAAAACTGTGAAGCTGAGCGATCTCCAAATCATAAGTCCTCATCTACCACTGTTAAGAGTTCATTGCAGAATAGATGTCTGTCCTCTTCTGAAGCAGACTTTTTGTCATTGGAGAAAAAGAAATCCTCTCTGCCTGTGTCTCAGACTTCCATATCGGTCTCATCTGAAAATGTAGCTACCCAGCTCCAGTCTAGAGGAACACCATGTAGTAGGAAGTCCCTAGGCACTGAACAAAAGCCTTCATCCAAAACCACATCTCCTGACAGAAAATCTCTGTCCATAAATGATTTCCTGTCTGGTCAAACCTCAACCGTACGAGGCCGGTTTTCTGTGTCACGAATAGAAACTCCATCACCTGTGGCTGATAAGAGTGTTGCTGCTTCAGAAAGCATTGCATCTGAAGTTTCTGGTTTTGTAACTCCAAAAGTTCCACTGCGGAGAAAAAGCCTTAAGTCTTCAAAGAAAACGCCGAAAAGTTTACAGAAGAGTGCTCTTGAAATTTTTCGTCGCAGGAAAAGTGGAGCTTCGCGTGCAAATCTGAACG TTTTGAGTTCCTGGGCTGATATTGTTAAATTTGGTGCCAGCAAACCTCAGGCTGGTGTTGTAGCCAAAAAGCAGAAGACAAGAGGAAAAGCTGTCAAGAAAGCTGTAATCCTAAAACCAAAG ACACCTGCTCAGAAAATCAAGGACCATTTTAGTACTGGACATGCGGCATCTCCAGCTACAATTGTTGTTGGGAAGGCCCATTTGAGGACTGTGATGCCAGCAGGGTGCGCTCCAAAACTTGTGCCCAATGTTGTCTTACTCAAGAACATGAAAGTGAATGAAGATTTAACAG GAGTTGCAGAAATGTTCAGTACTCCTGTGAATTTAAGGCAGAAGACAATTGAAGCTAGGGTCCACCATTTCCCGAAAACCCCACAGGATGTTCCTGGTTTAACTTCAGCTGAAGTTTCTGTAATGAAAACCCCTGAAGAAACAG gaGAAATGCTTGTGTCTCCCTTAAGTGTTGTTAATATGGCAAAGCAAGGAAGTTACAACGATGAAGCAGTTCTTCGACTCTTCTCTGATGATCAAGAGTTTAATTTTACGTGTGATGATTCTGTcagaagaaaaagtgaaagactgGCAAATGCAAACGTTCATGATTCTGAAACAAATCCTGTCCGATATACGAAGCAGGTTGCTGTCatagggagaaaaataaaaacaccaaaacTAAAGCATGAAGCAGTCATGCCTCTGACAGGAGTCAAGAGACTTAAAACTCCAAAACAGAAGATGCAACAAGTGGAAGATCTAAGGGGcattaaaatgcttttgaaaacacCTAAAGATCCAAAGATGAATGAAGAACTAAGCCTAATAGCGGTGAAGAAACTGTTAAAGACCCCTAAGGTCAAGGGTCAACCAGTAGAAGACATGATTGGAATTCAGAGATTGATGAAAACACCTAAGACAAAGACTCCTCCACTAATTTGTACAACCGGTATGAAAAGACTGATGTGTACACCAAAACCAAAAAGCAAACCTGTTGAAGACCTGGTTGGAGTGAAGAGATTGATGAGGACTCCAAAGCAGAAGAATGAACCTGTAGAAGATATGGTTGGAGTGAAGAGACTGATGCAAACTCCCAGGCAGAAGAATGAACCTGTTGAAGACATGGTTGGAGTAAAGAGACTGATGCAAACTCCcaggcagaagaataaacctgTCGAAGATATGGTTGGAGTGAAGAGACTGATGAGGACTCCAAAGCAGAAGGGGAAGCCTGTTGAAAGTAAATTTGGAattgctaaattaatgaaatcaCCGAGGCAGAAGGCAGCTGCTACAGTTGAAGATTATACAGGATTGCAAGAGCTAATGCAGGATCCAGTGGAATATTATGTTAAAGCAGACATG GTTTCTGAAAATCCATCTTTATCTGACCATGGAAAGGTTTTGACATGTGCTG aTACAGCGATAATCTCTGAGCAACCAGTGAAATTGTTTAAGGATGTTCAAAGTGATGATCCTAAGAAAATTGCAAGGAGACGACCTACTGAAACTGTTGATGACATTGAAGGCTGTAGTACAGCAATGAGCAGTGATTCAGTTTTGCCTAATGTCAGACCGAAGAGAGGGACCAAAGTCTCTCATGGTCATTCCTCTACTCTGAAGGTAGAGGTCAACAAAGATAGAGTTGCATCTCCAGCTAAACCTACAAGAGGACGAAAGGCAAAGCCTGTTGAGGAATTCATAAAGGACGAGGCAGCCAGAAATCTTAGTCAAAATATGACCAATCATTTGTCAAAACAGTGTGATGAAGGAGACACGAGCACACAGGTGTTAAGCCCAAAATCCATTGCTCCAGTTCAGGCCTTTGTGAAAGGGAGGTGCACTAGAAAGGCTGCTGTCATTCTTGAAAATCTTTCTTGCTCAG GTCCTGTCAGAAAAATTGGTTCTACCCTGAAGGTAGAGGTCAACCAGGACAGAGTTGCATCTCCAGCTAAACTTACAAGAGGACGAAAGGCAAAGCCTGTTGAGGAATTCATGAAGGACCAGGCAGCCAGAAATCTTCCTTCCTCAGGTCCTGTCAGAAAAATTGGCAGAGGAAAAATGGCAAAGCAATCTGGTGAACAGAAAGTAATTTTGGAGACCATTATTAAGGCAGAATGTGTGGAAGCACTTCCTCCAAGTCTTCCAGAAGTAACTGAAGATCAAAAGCATGTTAATCTGTCTCTTGGGACAAAGTCAAATCGGGGAAGGAAGGTTAAACTTGACACGAAAGATGGTAGCTCTTCAGAGCACAGTTTGGAAATCAGTATTGGACAACAGAAAGATGCAAATTCTGACAATGTGGCCACTGAACTCCAACTTCCCActtctgttgtgaaatgtaGACGTGGGAGGCTGGCAAGCACTGTTGTGAAGAATACAGAGCAGCCATCACTTGTGGAACCCCCTTCAAAAAGAACACGCCATGGTGCCATTGATTTTACCTCACAGGCTGCCATTCCTTCTGTGCCTTCTTCAAGGCCTGAGCAAGCGAGTAAGGTAGCAAAAAGTCTGGATGTTGTTGAAGGAACAACTTGTGTTCAGCCTGAAACCTTTGTAGAATGTGAAACAAAGTCTGTCAAGAAGACCAGGGGATCTCGGAAAACTGGCAAGATTTTGGACTCTCGTATTGTCAACATTGCTGTCGGCACACCTTCTAAAGGGCACGAAACTCCACTCCCATTAGTTGATCCCTCAGTGTCAGATGACATTGCCATAGAAATTCCAAAGAAAGTGAATAAGAAAGGAAAGGCTACTTCACAAAGTAAATCTAACAAAGCTAATCGGACTTCTGTTGAAGAAGCCATTGACATGAACGCTGAAGGGGGACAAGACATTTCAAAGAAAGCAGTGACTTGGTCCAAAGAAGTACATGGAGAAACTGCAGAGCCTCTGGATGTGGAAAGGCAAGAAGCTGCCAATCATCTACTGAAGACCCGCAGAGGAAGGGTGGTCAAAAAAGGTAACTCCCAGGTGAGGGAGCCTCCTGAACCTGTGTCAGAGGATGCTGCAAGGTTTGAGAAGGCAGCTAGGCCTTTGAGGAAATCGCGAGTTAGCAACTTAAAACCTAGCCAGCCTGGAACTGATATAGATGTTCCTGCTGCAAAACAAGGCACAAGGCGAAAACTGGCATCTGAAGAGATGAGTAAAGAGCTGCCATTAGATGCAGAATCATTTGCAGAATCCTCAAAGACTTCCTTAACCTCAAAATGGACAAGAAGGAAGGCTCCTAATGTTGAAGTTAAAACTGAGGCCAATACTGATAAGAGAAGTAGAGCCTCTGCAAAGAAGGCAGAGAAAGCACTTGAAGATGTGCCAACAGCAGATGTCCCGCAGCCTGTCACTAGGGGTCGAAAAAGAGTAGGCCAGCACATCATTCCGTTACCAGAACCTGAAAGTAGCGAAAGGAAATCTTTGGACAAAGAAGATTCAGGGATTACAGAATCTACAG CAAAAGCAAGCAACCCAGAAACTCGCAGAAGAGgaaaatcacaaacaaaaccTGATGCTCCAAGTGCCACAGAAGCGAGGCCAGTTAGATGCAGAAAGCGTAAATAG